A genome region from Sphingomonas anseongensis includes the following:
- a CDS encoding SWIB/MDM2 domain-containing protein, with amino-acid sequence MAQGTGRKAGGGLARPVQPSADLAKITGNDPLPRSQVVSKVWDHIRKNNLQNPQNKREIVADATLKPIFGGKDRVSMFEMNKHLSNHLK; translated from the coding sequence ATGGCACAAGGGACTGGTCGTAAAGCAGGGGGCGGGTTGGCCCGTCCGGTTCAACCTTCGGCGGATCTCGCGAAGATTACCGGCAACGATCCGCTGCCGCGCAGCCAGGTCGTTTCGAAGGTGTGGGATCACATCCGCAAGAACAACCTGCAAAACCCTCAAAACAAGAGGGAAATCGTTGCGGACGCGACGCTGAAGCCGATTTTCGGGGGCAAGGATCGGGTCAGCATGTTCGAGATGAACAAGCACCTGTCGAACCATCTCAAATAA
- a CDS encoding LD-carboxypeptidase — MRIAVVAPSNQLSREAAAKVEALVRERGDSELFVHPQCFLSAGHFAGTDDQRLQALREVMADPAIDAIWFARGGYGSNRIAEAAARDFPDTARSKLFMGYSDTGFLLAAFHKAGLRVAHGPMPQDSLRKGGEQAVSRALDWLVRRDSSALEPRLQPPAMAFNLTVLSKLLGTVLEPEFAGVELLIEEVSEHHYRIDRLMFHITSNPNVRRVARIRLGRASDIPENDPPFAHDEQAIVADWCRRSGIELGEPADIGHDSANRVVPFGRFAD; from the coding sequence ATGAGAATTGCGGTCGTAGCGCCAAGCAACCAGCTCAGCCGGGAGGCGGCGGCCAAGGTGGAGGCGTTGGTTAGGGAGCGCGGCGATTCCGAACTGTTCGTCCACCCGCAATGCTTTCTCAGCGCCGGCCATTTTGCTGGGACGGATGACCAGCGGCTCCAGGCACTTCGCGAAGTCATGGCCGATCCCGCGATCGACGCGATCTGGTTCGCTCGCGGCGGCTACGGCTCGAACCGCATCGCCGAAGCGGCGGCCCGCGACTTTCCGGACACGGCGCGATCCAAGCTGTTCATGGGTTACAGCGACACCGGCTTCCTGCTCGCCGCCTTCCACAAGGCCGGACTGCGGGTCGCTCACGGCCCGATGCCGCAGGATTCGCTTCGCAAAGGCGGCGAGCAGGCGGTGAGCCGGGCGCTCGACTGGCTAGTTCGCCGCGACTCTTCGGCGCTTGAACCTCGCCTCCAGCCGCCGGCGATGGCCTTCAACCTGACGGTCCTGTCGAAGCTGCTCGGAACGGTGCTCGAGCCTGAATTCGCCGGTGTCGAGCTGCTCATCGAGGAAGTGAGTGAGCATCACTACCGGATCGACCGCCTGATGTTCCACATAACCTCGAACCCGAACGTTCGCCGGGTTGCCCGGATTCGCCTCGGCAGGGCCTCGGACATCCCCGAAAACGATCCGCCATTCGCGCATGACGAGCAGGCGATCGTCGCTGACTGGTGCAGACGTTCGGGCATCGAATTGGGGGAGCCGGCGGACATCGGCCACGACAGCGCAAACAGGGTCGTTCCGTTCGGCCGTTTCGCCGACTGA
- a CDS encoding NUDIX hydrolase has product MTPDSDAPLETMWAGKYISVFKRGRWEYVSRTGSTNAVVILAEHEGKVILIEQYRVPVGGRCLELPAGLVGDEDEHATVEGTAVKELEEETGFTCDRVERLGEFHSSPGMVAESFTLVRAHGVRRVGDGGGNEHEDITVHLVPRDEIPEFIRQRRDAGSAVDVKLLLFLDA; this is encoded by the coding sequence ATGACTCCGGACAGTGACGCGCCGCTCGAGACCATGTGGGCCGGCAAGTACATCAGCGTCTTCAAGCGCGGGCGCTGGGAATATGTCTCGCGCACCGGAAGCACCAATGCGGTCGTCATCCTTGCCGAGCATGAGGGCAAGGTGATCCTGATCGAGCAATATCGCGTGCCCGTCGGGGGACGCTGCCTCGAGCTTCCCGCCGGCCTGGTCGGCGACGAGGACGAGCATGCGACCGTCGAGGGCACCGCGGTCAAGGAGCTTGAGGAGGAAACCGGCTTCACCTGCGACCGAGTGGAGCGGCTGGGCGAGTTCCACAGCTCGCCCGGAATGGTCGCGGAAAGCTTCACGCTGGTCCGCGCCCATGGAGTGCGCCGGGTGGGTGACGGCGGCGGCAACGAGCACGAGGACATCACAGTCCATCTCGTTCCTCGCGACGAGATCCCGGAGTTCATCCGCCAGCGGCGCGACGCCGGCTCTGCGGTGGACGTGAAGCTTCTGCTGTTCCTGGATGCCTAG
- the mscL gene encoding large conductance mechanosensitive channel protein MscL, translating to MLNDFKAFIARGNVLDLAVAVIIGAAFAKITTSLTEDVIMPVVGAVFGGLDFSSQFLLLGPIPDGYKGSLRDYAALKAAGAPVLGWGQFVTVLIDFAILAFIIFLMVRLATRMIRRTDEAAGPTEVELLKEIRDELRKR from the coding sequence ATGCTTAACGACTTCAAGGCTTTCATCGCCCGCGGAAACGTCCTCGACCTCGCCGTCGCGGTCATCATTGGCGCGGCCTTTGCCAAGATCACCACCAGCCTGACCGAGGATGTGATCATGCCCGTCGTCGGTGCCGTCTTCGGAGGGCTCGATTTCTCCAGCCAATTCCTTCTGCTCGGACCCATACCGGACGGGTACAAGGGCAGCCTTCGCGACTATGCCGCCCTGAAGGCCGCCGGCGCTCCCGTGCTCGGCTGGGGACAGTTCGTAACGGTCTTGATCGACTTCGCGATCCTCGCCTTCATCATCTTCCTGATGGTGCGGTTGGCGACCCGGATGATCCGGCGCACGGACGAAGCTGCGGGCCCAACCGAGGTCGAGCTCCTTAAGGAGATCAGGGACGAACTCAGGAAGCGCTGA
- a CDS encoding amidohydrolase family protein yields the protein MRHVAIAVLLVSCSMPALAEPTPKEQLLAPPADAAHYVVVSTAGKHGDEYVWTLPDGRLAFRESILLRGLTFETDETMRLGPDGMPADVVIRGVTPQGDAAETFTVAGGKGSWVSPVDKGGAPYSTASYYVPQGGPFLAVAPQVERILAAGQAGLPLLPSGRATAEKVASLDVDGPQGKKSVDLVLVKGLFQTPQPVWVENGKFFGSLVGLALLPAGYETNLDKMQAAQDSAIAALAPAVAKKFLTAEARGPVLFSNVKMYDAEKREFLAGRYVLTANGKIVSVGGSAPAQLPAGTRTIEGGGKTLVPGLWDSHMHVGDDFQTVSELAIGVTSCRNPGGPIELEVSQRERRQAGTLLAPECWDSVIVDQKGPLVAQGSLSVSSLDDTLAAVRKIADNHLTAVKFYTSMKPEWIAPGAKLAHELGLHVHGHIPAGMRTLDAINAGYDEITHIYFATMQAMPQEVVDKANTTIRLIGPGKYFKDVDLDAEPMKTVIETMAKKQITLDPTLVVVENVLLVNAGTPAPAYAPYVGTVPPAVERGFKAGPIPYLPGMTRADAQASVDHMGEYVAKLYHAGVPIVAGTDGYGEEIFRELELYVKGGLTPAEALATATIIPARNVKADKRTGSIEPGKEADLVLVVGDPEKNIGDLRHVDQVMSDGYLMDGDALRAEAGYTAMPK from the coding sequence ATGCGCCACGTCGCCATCGCGGTACTTCTTGTCAGCTGCTCAATGCCTGCGTTGGCCGAGCCCACGCCCAAGGAGCAGCTGCTAGCGCCTCCGGCCGATGCCGCTCACTATGTGGTTGTTTCGACGGCCGGCAAGCACGGCGACGAATATGTGTGGACGCTGCCAGACGGGCGCCTCGCCTTTCGCGAATCCATCCTCCTTCGCGGCCTGACATTCGAAACCGACGAGACAATGCGGCTCGGTCCCGACGGGATGCCCGCTGACGTCGTCATCCGCGGAGTCACCCCGCAAGGCGATGCCGCCGAGACGTTCACGGTCGCCGGCGGGAAGGGGAGTTGGGTCAGCCCGGTCGACAAAGGCGGTGCGCCTTATTCCACCGCCAGCTATTACGTACCGCAAGGCGGGCCTTTCCTCGCCGTCGCTCCGCAGGTTGAGCGAATCCTCGCGGCGGGACAGGCGGGCCTGCCGCTCCTACCATCGGGCCGGGCCACCGCCGAGAAGGTCGCATCGCTCGATGTCGACGGGCCGCAGGGGAAGAAGTCCGTCGACCTGGTGCTGGTGAAGGGGCTGTTCCAGACGCCGCAGCCAGTCTGGGTTGAAAACGGCAAGTTCTTCGGCTCGCTGGTGGGCCTCGCTCTCCTGCCCGCCGGCTACGAAACCAACCTCGACAAGATGCAGGCGGCACAGGATTCCGCGATCGCGGCTCTCGCGCCCGCAGTCGCGAAAAAGTTTCTCACGGCCGAAGCAAGGGGCCCGGTGCTCTTCAGCAACGTGAAGATGTACGACGCCGAGAAGCGCGAATTCCTCGCCGGCCGTTATGTCCTCACCGCAAATGGCAAGATCGTCAGCGTCGGCGGCTCGGCCCCAGCCCAGCTCCCCGCGGGGACGCGCACCATCGAGGGCGGAGGAAAGACGCTGGTTCCGGGGCTGTGGGACAGCCACATGCACGTTGGCGACGATTTCCAGACGGTCAGCGAGCTTGCGATAGGAGTCACGTCCTGCCGCAACCCCGGCGGCCCCATTGAACTGGAGGTGTCGCAGCGCGAGCGGCGTCAGGCAGGCACACTGCTTGCGCCCGAATGCTGGGACTCGGTCATCGTCGATCAGAAGGGGCCGCTGGTAGCGCAGGGCAGCCTATCGGTCTCCAGCCTGGACGACACCTTGGCAGCGGTCCGCAAGATTGCAGACAACCACCTCACCGCGGTCAAGTTCTACACGTCCATGAAGCCGGAATGGATCGCTCCCGGCGCGAAGCTCGCCCACGAGCTGGGCCTTCACGTGCATGGCCACATTCCCGCGGGCATGCGCACGCTGGACGCGATCAATGCCGGCTATGACGAGATCACCCACATTTATTTCGCGACGATGCAGGCGATGCCGCAGGAGGTCGTGGACAAGGCAAACACCACCATTCGACTGATTGGGCCGGGCAAATATTTCAAGGACGTCGACCTCGACGCCGAGCCAATGAAGACTGTGATCGAGACCATGGCCAAGAAACAGATCACTCTCGACCCGACCCTGGTCGTGGTCGAAAACGTCCTCCTGGTGAATGCGGGTACTCCCGCGCCGGCCTATGCGCCTTACGTCGGGACTGTACCTCCAGCGGTCGAGCGCGGGTTTAAGGCCGGGCCGATCCCCTACCTTCCGGGCATGACCCGTGCCGATGCGCAGGCGAGCGTCGACCACATGGGCGAATATGTCGCAAAGCTCTATCACGCCGGAGTTCCCATCGTGGCCGGCACCGACGGCTATGGAGAGGAGATCTTCCGCGAGCTGGAGCTGTATGTGAAGGGTGGGCTCACGCCCGCCGAAGCGCTTGCGACCGCCACCATCATCCCGGCGCGCAACGTTAAGGCGGACAAGCGCACAGGCTCGATCGAGCCCGGCAAGGAAGCCGACCTTGTCCTGGTCGTCGGCGATCCCGAGAAGAATATCGGGGACCTTCGTCACGTCGACCAGGTGATGAGCGACGGTTATCTAATGGACGGTGACGCTCTTCGCGCGGAAGCTGGCTACACGGCGATGCCAAAGTAA
- a CDS encoding amidohydrolase translates to MMDLSRRAVLGGAAATIAGASAAAKAVGDLRTADLIVRNARVYTMEPMAPTAQAFAVRDGRIIAVGSNESIAGLSGPGTELFDAQGMTVVPGFIDCHLHADGETLLYDVLVGNPFDVEFVTIDSIVSKLKERAAKTPPGEWVQGFFYDDTKVKDGRLITRADLDRVSTIHPVAVTHRGGHTVFFNSKAFELAGVTKDTPQPFGGTFDHDESGELNGRVTDTAQDVMWKAGKWPQFSDAEKFARAKAGLAHISKQFARFGLTGVHHEGGNFSALMEVRADGQLLHRVSYEADQPMIEAMIANGWRTGFGDEWIRLGATSEHTVDGSFSERTMSIRAGYPGRKPPYYGNVTSTQADLDSWVERVWRAGIQPNCHTNGDIAIDMYLKSLERAAKLFPRRDVRPKFTHATLADDGLIARMKALDAVPAPFTSYAYFNPDKFKFYGEAMMRRMMPYRSYLDAGIKVAGGCDFPPGPFSPLMGIQGMVTRTGWNGETWGANQKISVDDALRVYTWNGAYNSHEEHLKGSIASGKLADFVVLSDDPHSVDPGKINAIKVVRTVAGGRTTYAA, encoded by the coding sequence ATGATGGATTTGAGCCGCAGGGCAGTTCTGGGAGGCGCCGCCGCGACGATCGCAGGGGCGAGCGCCGCTGCTAAAGCGGTCGGAGATCTCCGAACTGCCGACCTGATCGTCCGCAACGCGCGGGTCTACACGATGGAGCCCATGGCACCGACGGCCCAGGCCTTCGCCGTTCGCGACGGCCGCATAATCGCGGTCGGATCGAACGAATCAATTGCCGGGCTGTCGGGGCCTGGAACCGAGCTGTTCGATGCCCAGGGTATGACCGTCGTGCCCGGCTTCATCGACTGCCACCTCCACGCCGACGGAGAGACGCTGCTTTACGACGTGCTGGTCGGCAACCCGTTCGACGTCGAGTTCGTGACCATCGATTCGATCGTCTCCAAGCTCAAGGAGCGCGCCGCGAAGACTCCGCCCGGCGAATGGGTCCAGGGGTTCTTCTACGATGACACAAAGGTGAAGGATGGGCGGCTCATCACACGCGCCGACCTCGACCGCGTGTCGACCATTCACCCCGTGGCGGTCACCCATCGGGGCGGCCACACCGTCTTCTTCAACAGCAAGGCGTTCGAGCTCGCGGGCGTGACCAAGGACACGCCGCAGCCCTTCGGGGGCACCTTCGACCATGACGAATCGGGCGAGCTCAATGGCCGCGTTACCGATACCGCGCAGGACGTGATGTGGAAGGCGGGCAAATGGCCGCAGTTCTCGGACGCCGAGAAGTTCGCCCGCGCCAAGGCCGGTCTCGCCCACATCTCGAAACAGTTCGCCCGCTTCGGCCTCACCGGGGTGCACCACGAGGGCGGCAATTTCTCCGCGCTGATGGAAGTGCGGGCGGACGGCCAGCTCCTCCACAGGGTCAGTTACGAAGCCGACCAACCGATGATCGAGGCGATGATCGCCAACGGCTGGCGAACCGGCTTCGGCGACGAATGGATCCGGCTTGGCGCCACATCCGAGCATACGGTCGACGGATCATTTTCCGAGCGCACGATGTCGATCCGAGCCGGCTACCCGGGACGCAAGCCACCCTATTACGGCAATGTGACCTCCACTCAGGCCGACCTGGATTCATGGGTCGAGCGAGTGTGGCGGGCTGGAATTCAGCCCAACTGCCACACCAACGGCGACATCGCGATCGACATGTACCTCAAGTCGCTGGAGCGCGCCGCGAAGCTTTTCCCCCGGCGCGATGTCCGGCCAAAGTTCACTCACGCTACACTAGCGGACGATGGGCTGATCGCCCGGATGAAGGCGCTCGACGCGGTCCCTGCCCCGTTCACCAGCTACGCCTATTTCAACCCCGACAAGTTCAAGTTCTACGGCGAAGCGATGATGCGCCGCATGATGCCATACCGCTCCTATCTCGACGCCGGGATCAAGGTCGCGGGCGGCTGCGACTTTCCTCCGGGCCCATTCTCACCGCTGATGGGAATCCAGGGAATGGTTACGCGAACGGGCTGGAACGGCGAGACCTGGGGCGCAAACCAGAAGATCAGCGTCGACGACGCGCTGCGCGTCTACACTTGGAACGGCGCGTACAATTCGCACGAGGAGCATCTGAAAGGCTCGATCGCTTCGGGGAAGCTGGCGGACTTCGTCGTGCTCTCCGACGATCCGCATTCGGTGGACCCGGGAAAGATCAACGCGATCAAGGTCGTTCGAACCGTCGCCGGCGGCCGGACGACCTACGCCGCCTGA
- a CDS encoding NUDIX hydrolase translates to MLVRERPDSAPELLMVERAQGMAFAGGALVFPGGRIDDGDRSLAADEASAAAVAAIRETVEETAIPAGLDPVPDQTLSIQLQRELLADDPFGALLQRHGLRLELDSLIPFARWVPKFHSTRRFDTLFFLASAPAPLREPRVVEGECSGASWITAAEALERDRVGDARLIFPTRRNLERIALHESFEALRADAQAHAIEPITPWVEEIGGENFITIPEGIGYPVTRERLDGLWRG, encoded by the coding sequence GTGCTCGTGCGCGAGCGGCCAGACAGTGCGCCCGAGCTGCTCATGGTCGAGCGAGCGCAGGGCATGGCCTTTGCCGGCGGAGCGCTGGTGTTTCCGGGAGGAAGGATCGACGACGGCGACCGCTCCCTGGCCGCCGACGAAGCCTCCGCCGCGGCTGTCGCAGCAATTCGCGAAACGGTCGAGGAGACAGCCATCCCGGCCGGGCTCGATCCGGTTCCCGACCAAACGCTGTCGATCCAGCTGCAGCGCGAACTTCTCGCCGACGACCCGTTCGGCGCGCTTCTTCAGCGCCACGGACTAAGGCTGGAGCTGGATTCGCTCATCCCCTTCGCCCGATGGGTTCCGAAATTCCACTCAACGCGGCGCTTCGACACGCTCTTCTTCCTTGCCAGCGCGCCCGCTCCCCTTCGCGAACCGCGAGTAGTGGAAGGCGAATGCAGCGGAGCCTCGTGGATCACCGCAGCCGAGGCGCTTGAGCGCGACAGGGTGGGCGATGCCAGGCTGATTTTCCCTACCCGCCGCAACCTGGAGCGGATCGCGCTGCACGAAAGCTTCGAGGCCCTCCGCGCGGACGCGCAGGCTCACGCGATCGAGCCGATCACCCCCTGGGTCGAGGAGATTGGCGGTGAGAATTTCATCACGATTCCGGAGGGAATCGGCTATCCGGTGACCCGAGAAAGGCTCGACGGCCTATGGAGAGGCTGA
- a CDS encoding LemA family protein, whose product MRFLQRLGFLAPLAALALAGCGLNSVPTAEEHVNAAWGDLQADYQRRADLIPNLVNTVKGYAQQEKSVLVQVTEARAKATSIQLNANDLSDPAKVQAFQNAQGQLGSSLGRLLATFEAYPDLKSNQNFLALQDQLEGTENRINASRRDYNEAVRQYNTTIRTFPDAVGAKIFYGAKPKVPFEAEAGSTKAPDVNFNTAG is encoded by the coding sequence ATGCGCTTCCTTCAACGCCTCGGTTTTCTCGCTCCGCTCGCAGCCCTAGCCCTTGCCGGATGCGGCCTGAACAGCGTCCCGACCGCTGAGGAGCACGTGAATGCCGCCTGGGGCGACCTTCAGGCCGATTACCAGCGGCGCGCCGACCTCATCCCCAACCTGGTCAACACCGTGAAAGGCTATGCCCAGCAGGAAAAGTCGGTGCTGGTGCAGGTGACCGAAGCTCGTGCCAAGGCGACCAGCATCCAGCTCAACGCCAACGACCTAAGCGATCCCGCCAAGGTCCAGGCGTTCCAGAACGCGCAGGGCCAACTTGGCAGCTCGCTCGGTCGCTTGCTTGCGACCTTCGAGGCGTATCCGGACCTCAAGTCCAACCAGAATTTCCTGGCGTTGCAGGACCAGCTCGAGGGGACCGAGAACCGCATCAACGCTTCGCGCCGGGATTATAACGAGGCGGTGCGCCAGTATAACACCACCATCCGCACTTTCCCCGACGCCGTCGGCGCAAAGATTTTCTATGGCGCGAAGCCGAAGGTGCCGTTCGAGGCCGAAGCGGGATCGACCAAAGCGCCCGACGTGAACTTCAACACTGCCGGCTAA
- a CDS encoding TPM domain-containing protein: protein MLASPALAQHFPPNNGKAVVDQANLLSPEQELDLESKSEALFAQTGRALVIATVNGLEGYPIEDYAYRLGRAWGIGGKEKDEGVLLLVAPNERKVWIATGYGAGGFMTDAMAGVITREEILPHFKQTPPDYGGGIEAGAAAIVKQMSLPPDEAGRAAAEAQNREKARSQSGGGAIPVIFWIMIFAFIMLSMFRRAGGRRYRSTRRGGISPWIVLWGLNEAARASRGRSGWGGGGWGGGGGFGGGGGGGFGGFGGGSFGGGGAGGSW, encoded by the coding sequence ATGCTGGCCTCGCCGGCGTTGGCGCAGCACTTTCCCCCAAATAATGGAAAGGCGGTCGTCGATCAGGCGAACCTTCTTTCGCCTGAGCAGGAGCTCGACCTCGAGTCGAAATCCGAGGCGCTGTTTGCCCAGACGGGGCGCGCACTCGTCATCGCGACGGTCAACGGCCTGGAAGGCTATCCGATCGAGGATTATGCCTATCGTCTCGGCCGCGCCTGGGGGATCGGCGGCAAGGAGAAGGACGAGGGCGTGCTCCTCCTCGTGGCGCCCAATGAACGAAAGGTCTGGATCGCCACCGGCTATGGGGCCGGAGGCTTCATGACCGACGCGATGGCCGGAGTGATCACTCGAGAGGAAATCCTCCCTCATTTCAAGCAGACGCCGCCGGATTACGGCGGTGGAATCGAGGCGGGGGCCGCCGCGATCGTGAAGCAGATGAGCTTGCCGCCGGATGAGGCGGGACGAGCCGCGGCCGAGGCTCAGAACCGGGAAAAGGCCCGCAGCCAATCCGGCGGGGGCGCAATTCCCGTCATCTTCTGGATCATGATCTTCGCTTTCATCATGCTGTCGATGTTCCGACGCGCCGGCGGCCGTCGGTACCGAAGCACCCGCCGCGGCGGGATCAGCCCCTGGATCGTCCTCTGGGGTCTCAACGAAGCGGCACGAGCATCGCGAGGTCGCTCCGGCTGGGGCGGCGGTGGCTGGGGCGGAGGCGGCGGTTTCGGTGGCGGAGGAGGCGGAGGCTTCGGCGGTTTCGGGGGCGGCTCGTTCGGCGGCGGGGGCGCTGGCGGTTCATGGTGA
- a CDS encoding aspartate aminotransferase family protein — protein MSGGEIDLSAWWMPFTANRQFKAAPRMLERAEGMHYYTPDGRQVLDGAAGLWCVNAGHGRAEIADAVGSALRHLDYAPPFQMGHPLAFEAAEALKAILPDGLDRIFFVNSGSEAADTALKIARAYHVARGEPNRVWLVGRERGYHGVNFGGLSVGGIPNNRAAFGPLLREVDHIRHTLDLERNAFARGQPEHGAKLADDLLRVIAEHGAEKIAAVMVEPMAGSTGVLPPPIGYLERLRSICDEHGILLIFDEVITGFGRLGAPFAAQRFGVTPDVLNMAKGLTNGAIPMGAVAVRGEVHDALMNGPPGAIELLHGYTYSGHPAASAAMIATLGIYSREKLFDRARELEPYWQDAIHSLRQSPNVIDVRDIGLVGAVELAPLAGRPGARGYDVLCRAFASGLLVRVTADTIALSPPLIISEAQIDELVDKLRTAIADSSKELQ, from the coding sequence ATGAGCGGGGGCGAAATCGACCTTTCGGCATGGTGGATGCCGTTCACTGCCAACCGGCAGTTCAAGGCGGCACCTCGTATGCTCGAGCGCGCCGAGGGCATGCACTATTACACACCCGACGGACGGCAGGTGCTCGACGGCGCCGCTGGCCTGTGGTGCGTCAATGCGGGCCACGGACGCGCCGAGATCGCCGACGCGGTCGGCTCGGCTCTCCGCCATCTCGACTATGCGCCGCCGTTCCAGATGGGTCATCCCCTCGCGTTCGAGGCAGCTGAGGCGCTCAAGGCGATCCTTCCGGATGGCCTCGACCGTATCTTCTTCGTCAATTCGGGGAGCGAGGCCGCGGACACCGCGCTGAAGATCGCCCGCGCCTATCATGTCGCTCGCGGCGAGCCCAACCGGGTGTGGCTGGTCGGGCGCGAGCGCGGGTATCACGGAGTCAATTTCGGCGGCCTCTCCGTCGGCGGGATCCCCAACAACCGAGCCGCCTTCGGACCCTTGCTCCGGGAAGTGGACCACATCCGCCACACGCTCGATCTGGAGCGTAACGCCTTCGCCCGCGGGCAGCCGGAGCACGGCGCCAAGCTGGCCGACGACCTACTGCGGGTCATCGCCGAGCATGGTGCCGAGAAGATCGCCGCGGTGATGGTCGAGCCCATGGCCGGGTCGACCGGAGTGCTTCCGCCGCCCATTGGCTATCTCGAACGGCTTCGCTCCATCTGCGACGAACACGGCATCCTGCTCATATTCGACGAAGTCATCACCGGCTTCGGCCGTCTCGGCGCCCCGTTCGCGGCGCAGCGTTTCGGGGTCACGCCCGATGTCCTGAACATGGCCAAGGGGCTGACCAACGGAGCGATTCCCATGGGGGCCGTGGCAGTTCGCGGCGAGGTGCACGACGCGTTGATGAACGGCCCGCCGGGAGCGATCGAGCTCCTCCACGGCTACACCTATTCGGGTCACCCGGCAGCATCAGCGGCAATGATAGCGACGCTCGGCATCTACAGCCGCGAGAAGCTCTTCGACCGTGCCCGCGAGCTCGAACCTTACTGGCAGGACGCCATCCATTCGCTTCGCCAGTCGCCGAACGTCATCGACGTCCGCGACATCGGCCTCGTCGGGGCGGTCGAGCTTGCACCGCTCGCGGGCCGACCGGGCGCCCGCGGCTATGACGTTCTCTGCCGTGCGTTCGCGTCTGGCCTGCTGGTGCGGGTCACCGCCGACACCATCGCCTTGTCTCCGCCGCTAATCATTTCCGAAGCTCAGATCGACGAGCTGGTCGACAAGCTCCGGACGGCGATCGCGGATTCCTCGAAGGAGCTGCAATGA
- a CDS encoding TPM domain-containing protein: MTEADHDKVSKAIAAAESTTDGEIVAVVSQLSDSYHDVALHWAVAVMILVLAWAAWRPDWLTWWFDQLFGGWRPEPTLGELLTLLMVWAVLKFTASLLILKWMPLRLALTPGATKHRRVRRRAVAIYKAAAERRTENRAGILIYLSTGERRAEIVADEAITKVTTPETWGEAMATLLADVRDGRPADGICAAIQQIGIVLAEHFPKTSANPNEIPDKLIEL; the protein is encoded by the coding sequence ATGACCGAGGCTGACCACGACAAGGTCAGCAAGGCAATCGCGGCGGCGGAATCGACGACGGACGGCGAGATCGTCGCGGTCGTCAGCCAGCTGAGCGATTCCTATCACGACGTCGCGCTCCATTGGGCGGTCGCGGTGATGATCCTGGTGCTCGCCTGGGCAGCTTGGCGGCCGGACTGGCTGACATGGTGGTTCGACCAGCTGTTCGGCGGGTGGAGACCGGAGCCGACGCTTGGCGAGCTTCTGACCCTGCTGATGGTCTGGGCCGTGCTGAAGTTCACCGCAAGCCTCCTCATCCTCAAGTGGATGCCGCTTCGCCTCGCTCTCACGCCGGGAGCAACCAAGCACCGGCGGGTTCGTCGCCGGGCGGTCGCCATCTACAAGGCGGCTGCGGAGCGGCGGACCGAGAATCGGGCTGGAATCCTCATCTATCTCTCAACCGGAGAGCGTCGGGCCGAGATCGTCGCGGACGAGGCGATCACCAAGGTAACCACGCCCGAAACATGGGGAGAGGCAATGGCGACTTTGCTCGCCGACGTCCGCGACGGACGCCCGGCCGACGGTATCTGCGCGGCGATCCAGCAGATCGGCATCGTCCTGGCCGAGCACTTCCCCAAGACTTCCGCCAATCCCAACGAGATTCCGGACAAGCTGATCGAGTTATGA